The Deinococcus carri genomic sequence GGCCCCAACGGCGCAGGCAAAAGCACCCTCTTCCGCGTTGTAAGCGGCGAGTACGCCCCCAGCGAGGGTACGGTCAGTCTGGATGGCCGGACGGTGAGCGGCCTCTCGCCCGACCGCGTGGCGGCCCTGGGCGTTGCGCGGTCCTTCCAGACGAGCAGCCTGTTCATTCAGGACACCGTGCGCGAGAACGTGATGCTGGCCGTCATGGCCCACACACCCGCCCGCCGGGATCTGTGGCGTCCTCTGGCCGCCCACCGGGAAGCTGCCCGGCGCGCGGACGCCGCACTGGAGCGAATGGGTCTGCTCGTGCAGGCGGACCTGCCGGCGGCCGCCCTCTCGCACGGGGAGAAGCGTCAACTGGAACTGGCCATGGTGCTCGCCCAGGAACCGCGCCTGCTGCTGCTCGACGAGCCGCTCGCGGGCCTGAGTGCCCACGAGCGCGAGCGGGTGATGAACCTTATCCTGGACCTGCCACGGGACCTCACCACCGTCCTGATTGAACACGACCTGGCCTTCTGCCTGGAGTTCGCCGACCAAGTGACTGTGCTGAGCAATGGGGAACTGCTCGCCACGGGCACCCCCGGTGAGATCCGCGCGAACGAAGCGGTGCAGTCCGTGTACGTCGGCTCGGCCCTGGAACGCCGCGGGCGTGAGGTGAGCGAGGAGGCCCTGACCCGGCCCCCCGTCCTCACGGTGCAGCACCTGCGGGCCGGGTACGGCAGCGCGACTGCCCTGGAGGACGCCTCGCTCGTCGTGCGGCCCGGCGAGGTCGTCGCCGTGCTGGGCCGCAACGGCATGGGGAAGACCACCCTGCTCACCACCCTGATGGGGTGGCGCAAA encodes the following:
- a CDS encoding ATP-binding cassette domain-containing protein, with product MTPQTRTGLALRIENVTRRFGGVTALKDVRVNVPPGARHAVIGPNGAGKSTLFRVVSGEYAPSEGTVSLDGRTVSGLSPDRVAALGVARSFQTSSLFIQDTVRENVMLAVMAHTPARRDLWRPLAAHREAARRADAALERMGLLVQADLPAAALSHGEKRQLELAMVLAQEPRLLLLDEPLAGLSAHERERVMNLILDLPRDLTTVLIEHDLAFCLEFADQVTVLSNGELLATGTPGEIRANEAVQSVYVGSALERRGREVSEEALTRPPVLTVQHLRAGYGSATALEDASLVVRPGEVVAVLGRNGMGKTTLLTTLMGWRKPMGGTITLNGQDVTGLRPSALSAQGLALVPQGRRVLAELTVDEELRLAARPGKWTLPRVYETFPRLLERKNSLSTTLSGGEQQMVAIGRALLQNPTVMLLDEPTEGLSPLMVTVVRDVLLTLRESGETILLAEQNLDLALAVADRVYVLDHGAIAFDGDAAHLAENRALVRDLMGV